A single region of the Triticum dicoccoides isolate Atlit2015 ecotype Zavitan chromosome 2B, WEW_v2.0, whole genome shotgun sequence genome encodes:
- the LOC119364808 gene encoding magnesium transporter MRS2-C → MDQDPKERLLLPPRAASNGPHRRGKPAAPGGGGGGGGVTIDVHGLKKRGGGRRSWVRVDAATGAAEAVEVAKPALMRRLDLPARDLRLLDPLFVYPSAILGRERAVVCNLERIRCIITADEALVLRDPDADGGAAAEEAVRRYVDELQRRLVDRADDLPFEFIALEVALEAACSFLDAQAVELEAEAYPLLDELTAKISTLDLERARRLKSKLVALTRRVQKVRDEIEQLMDDDGDMAEMYLTEKKMRMEASSLDEEGLQGIAGNNVFGASVSAPVSPVSSPPAPRRLEKQFSFARSRHSSFKSSESSQYNIEELEMLLEAYFVVIDYTLSKLTSLKEYIDDTEDFINIQLDNVRNQLIQFELLLTTATFVVAIFGVVSGVFGMNFEGVAVLKVPHAFEWTLIITGVCGAVIFACLLWYFKKRRFFPL, encoded by the exons ATGGACCAGGACCCCAAGGAGCGGCTCCTCCTCCCTCCCCGCGCCGCCTCGAACGGGCCCCACCGCCGCGGCAAGCCCGCGGCgccaggcggcggcggaggagggggcgGCGTGACGATCGACGTCCACGGCCTGAAGaagcgcggcggcgggcggcggtcgTGGGTGCGGGTGGACGCGGCGACGGGCGCGGCCGAGGCGGTGGAGGTCGCCAAGCCGGCGCTCATGCGGCGGCTCGACCTGCCCGCGCGCGACCTCCGCCTCCTCGACCCGCTCTTCGTCTACCCCTCCGCCATCCTCGGCCGCGAGCGCGCCGTCGTCTGCAACCTCGAGCGGATACGGTGCATCATCACCGCTGACGAGGCGCTTGTCCTGCGCGACCCCGACGCCGACGGCGGAGCCGCTGCGGAGGAGGCCGTGCGGAGGTATGTCGACGAGCTGCAGCGCCGTCTCGTGGACCGCGCTGACGACCTGCCCTTCGAGTTCATCGCTCTGGAGGTCGCGCTCGAAGCCGCCTGCTCCTTCCTAGACGCTCAG GCTGTCGAGCTGGAGGCTGAAGCTTATCCACTGCTAGATGAGTTAACGGCCAAAATCAGCACCCTTGACTTGGAGCGTGCTCGACGCCTAAAGAGCAAGCTGGTTGCATTGACTAGGAGGGTCCAAAAG GTCAGAGATGAGATAGAGCAATTGATGGACGACGATGGTGATATGGCTGAAATGTACCTCACGGAAAAGAAGATGAGGATGGAAGCATCATCATTGGACGAGGAGGGCCTTCAAGGAATTGCTGGAAATAATGTCTTTGGTGCATCCGTCTCTGCTCCAGTTTCACCAGTTTCGTCGCCCCCTGCGCCCCGGCGGCTTGAGAAGCAATTTAGTTTTGCTAGAAGCAGGCACAGCAGCTTCAAGAGCTCAGAGAGCAGTCAATATAACATAGAAGAGCTGGAAATGTTGCTGGAGGCTTACTTTGTGGTTATTGACTACACTCTCAGCAAATTAACTTCG CTGAAGGAGTATATTGATGACACAGAGGATTTCATCAATATCCAGCTG GATAATGTCCGGAACCAACTGATCCAGTTCGAGCTGCTGCTGACCACCGCTACGTTTGTGGTAGCCATCTTTGGGGTTGTCTCTGGGGTATTTGGCATGAACTTTGAGGGGGTCGCCGTGCTTAAGGTGCCTCACGCTTTCGAGTGGACGCTCATCATAACAGGTGTTTGTGGCGCGGTCATATTCGCCTGCCTCCTGTGGTACTTTAAGAAGAGAAGGTTCTTCCCCTTGTAA
- the LOC119364809 gene encoding probable GMP synthase [glutamine-hydrolyzing] has protein sequence MSGSSSRGRLSPASGGGDSEPRSAGSRTRSVSATRGRKASPRPGRDVASATATVEEKKPAAVPTLLPSLSVPAGMRRQELLLRSGFSLDASCSSDASTDSFCSRASTGRIGRPVFGPRKKKTVSQADHKVSAMLEREAGSASPSDASGLKRRCAWVTANTDPCYVAFHDEEWGVPVHDDKKLFELLVLSGSLAELTWPTILNKRSIFREVFMDFDPASVSKLSERKIIAPGSPSSSLLSEQKLRGVIENARQILKVIEEFGSFDKYCWSFVNHRPILSTFRYPRQVPVKTSKADAISKDLVRRGFRSVGPTVVYTFMQVSGMTNDHLVSCYRFAECAAAATGAKPTTESGSEANSGASNHAAEQKANGAANGLAVDIELSRTIDELSIS, from the exons ATGTCCGGGTCTAGTTCGAGGGGGCGGCTGTCGCCGGCTTCAGGTGGTGGAGACTCTGAGCCGCGGTCTGCGGGGAGCAGGACACGATCTGTGTCTGCTACACGGGGTCGGAAGGCGTCACCGAGGCCTGGGAGGGATGTCGCATCAGCAACAGCGACAGTGGAGGAGAAGAAGCCTGCTGCTGTGCCTACATTGCTCCCTTCGCTCAGCGTGCCGGCAGGGATGCGCCGGCAGGAGCTGCTACTGCGCTCAGGGTTCTCTCTTGACGCCTCATGCTCATCAGACGCTTCGACAGACTCATTCTGCAGCCGGGCATCCACTGGGCGGATTGGGAGGCCGGTGTTtgggccgaggaagaagaagaccgtCTCCCAGGCTGATCATAAGGTCTCTGCCATGCTGGAAAGGGAGGCTGGATCTGCTTCTCCAAGTGATGCTTCTGGTCTGAAGAGGAGGTGTGCTTGGGTTACTGCTAATACCG ATCCATGTTATGTTGCATTTCATGATGAAGAATGGGGAGTTCCAGTTCATGACGACAA GAAGTTGTTTGAGTTACTGGTGCTCTCGGGTTCACTGGCCGAACTTACATGGCCAACAATTTTGAACAAGAGATCTATATTCAG GGAGGTTTTCATGGATTTTGACCCTGCATCGGTCTCTAAATTAAGCGAGAGGAAGATTATTGCACCTGGAAGTCCTAGCAGCTCCTTGTTATCTGAACAGAAATTGCGCGGTGTTATTGAGAATGCACGACAAATACTGAAG GTTATAGAGGAGTTTGGGTCATTTGATAAGTACTGCTGGAGCTTTGTGAACCATAGACCTATATTGAGCACATTCAGGTATCCCCGTCAGGTTCCTGTCAAGACATCTAAAGCGGACGCGATAAGCAAAGATTTGGTCCGAAGGGGTTTCCGCAGCGTAGGCCCAACAGTCGTGTACACTTTCATGCAAGTCTCCGGCATGACCAACGACCACCTCGTCTCCTGCTACCGGTTTGCTGAATGCGCTGCAGCCGCAACCGGTGCTAAGCCTACTACCGAATCTGGCAGCGAAGCAAATTCAGGCGCCAGCAATCACGCCGCGGAGCAAAAGGCGAACGGGGCCGCTAACGGACTAGCCGTTGACATCGAGCTGTCCAGAACGATAGACGAGCTCAGCATCTCGTAG